The region CCGATGATGGTCTCAGTAGTGGCGATCTTTACGATCTAGCTCAGATTTATCTCTATTATTAATGGAACTCTGATTCTTTGATGAGAAGGAATGTTCCCCTTGTCTACTAGAGTGTGTATTGGATTTTTCATATTTCTCCCTCTGCGACTCCTTGATTTTTTGCAACTTTCTGCTCCTCTCATCCTCTCTGTAGCCGCTGCTGATGTTCTTTCGGTCTTCCTCTATCCAGCCATCAGATGGCCCTTGGTCATGTCTCTGATCCTTCCACCTGTCGTATTTTTGATGCTCTCTTTGGTCCTTCCACCTATCATCCCTCTGAAGgtctctctcactttctttccTGGATCCTCTTTCAGTACTGTCTCCTCTATGAGAGCTTCGAACATCTTTCCTTTCTGAGTGTttatttccattccagtttcctCCTGCCTTCTGCAAGTTGCTGGGCACACTCGGGGCCTCTTGACTTCTCGTGGCGTACTTATCGTAACCACCATCATCTTTTTCCTCTTTAATCCTAGGCTTGTGTGTTAAGTCACACCCTTGTGAATCTGAAATTAGCTGATCCGCAGGCGCCAGCTTCTCATGTttcagttttctcttttctttctttttcttctttctctcctttttatCTGAAACAAAACATGAGCACATTTGAAATACTAAACAGGACCCAGCTCAATGAAGCTTACAATTGCAGTACACTCCTGGATTGCATCTTCCAATCTTATTGGCCAATGCCATAACATTCCATATATTCATGCGACAGTACCAGTAACAATCTATGTACCTGAATTAGACTGTTAAGATACTAGTTAGTCAGCGATGCTCCATCACTCCTATAACCTGCTTTTCCACCCTTGTGATTGGACAAATGTCTTAAGACACCACAACAAACAGTTTACTTCCAGtggtttttggatttttttaataatctttattttaattgggtcgtgtgtgtgtatatatacatatacatatacacacacacacaaaaaatataagattgttaataaaaatacaaataaattgtACTGTGACATGTTTGTTATTGTGATGTCTGTATGATAGTTATGCCACATTTATTTACGTTCAGTGTTATATTACCGAAACGTGTTAAgatccaggattcaaatcctactcCTCCCACTGACactgaccttgagcaagtcacctTAGCTCCCATTGCTGCAGGTACTCACGTAGATAGTAAGATTTTTGGGACAGATTTATTGTATCTGAATCAATAATGCTTGCACATTATTTgaaaaggcaggctaaaaatatataaattcaaTCCCCATTACTTAAGAACAAATTCCATCCTGGGTCAGActaaaaggtccatcaagccaccATTTTGTTTCAGACAGTGGCCCTTCTAGATCACAAGTAACCTGTAGGATCCTTCCTGTTCATAAACCGCGGCTTTCCCACGTCTACGTGGCTAATagtttaaggacttttcctccaggcacTTGTCTAAACtcattttaaacccagttacactaacagctttcaccaccttctctggcaacaaatcccagagtttgtGTGCcaagtgaaaacattttctccaatttgttttaaatgacctaaTTATTAGCCTCATGGGCCATCCCCTCAGGCAACTGTTCCCCATTTACCatttcactccactcatgattttatagacctctatcataatctcctctccaagctgaagagccctacccTACcctagtctttcctcacagggaagccATCCTCTAtgattttggtcgcacttctctgtacgTTTTTCTAGATCTGCTCTATCTTGTTTGggatgaggcgaccagaactgcacagattACTCAAGATGCTGTCGCACCATCAACCAATAGAAAGGCATtaggatattttctgtttttattttccatttctatcctaataattcctaatatcctatttgcttttttttttttataaataacattttattgtGAATGTAGAAAAAGAGATACAACCGTGTACGGACAAGAGCAACATGTGCCTTGACAAGTAAACAGCTAAACGTAGCTGACCTTAATGTGCAAGTTTCAAAAGTCCCGAAATTgtaaaaaaattcacaaatttcTCAGAATTATCAAcccctccctcctacccaccatcccatttgcttttatgactgtcGCTGCACACCAAAACACATATAACCTAAAATACTACTCCTAagggaattctgcacaatgcAGGCTTGACCCAGAACGCCCCCTTCTAGGTAGAATTGGGCCAACTGCCAAGCTGGAGTTACAACCCAAGGACAGTGGGttgaggaagcagcagcagtctgTGTGGGAGATGGCTTTGGGCCATGCAGGGAGGGAGGCAGCAACTTTGTGTGGGCTCCACTACCTTATTATGAAGCACTGCTGTATTTCCGAAGGATACTGTGTGCCGGAATAACTTTTTCCGTACTATATTTCAAATTTTCAGTATTGAAAAACAGTAATAGATAACTGAGTTATTCAGATACAAAAtacgcagaattttaaatattttggcaaCAGAATTTCCCTATGAGTAAATATGCTTCATTATCCTTCTACTGTTCTTATTTCCAAATTTCATTTTACTCTGCTCTATCTGAATGATTTctttaagaaaaaatatataggtgcaaaaattcacaaattaaaaaaaaaccaaaaatgaagatttgggataaatgctttcaaaatcaaaatctttcataaagtctaaaaaaaaatgtcagatttGGAGAGTTAAGACCCAATGAAAAGTGGCAGTGTCCATACTtttatatagagaaaaataatacaatttcAATTGCTCAGATGAGCTCTTTTATAGGAGTCAGTCTGCTGCAGATGTAAAACCAGCCCTGATCAACAATACGTGCTAGAAGTGGTTAACTTTGATTTCAGTAAAGCTGTCGATACTCACACATAGCAGGCTCATAAATAATGATCTGAGCAGCTTCAGTGTGGGCCCCAAAGCAGAGAGTTAGATTAAAAACTAGTTGCGTGATAACCAAGGAATGGTGAGAAATGAAATTTACTGGGAACAAAGGTTTTCAGTTgcttgcctcagggatctgtcctaatgcaggttctgttcaatattttcgaAAGCAATATTAAGTAGTAATATATTAGAAAGAACATTTTGCAAAGTTTGCTGACAACAACAAGTCTGCAACACACCGGATGCCCTTAAGGAAGAAGACAGAATGAGACGTGATCTAGGAAGGGGTAGTTGAGCGCTTGACAGTTAAGGTTCAGTGCAAAAAAAGTGCAGTCTCGTGCATCTTGAGTGCAAATATCCAAGGTGGGAAGGGTGGGCATGGCAGGGGTCAGAAACGGATTGGGAGCTCTGATTGattgcatcaggcgccagcaaaagtacgcgggattttagtagatacgcgcgtagccgcgcgtatctactaaaatcctggatcggcgcgtgcaaggctatcaattccgtatagccggcgcgtgccgagccacgcagcctacccccgttccctccgaggccgctccgaaatcggaacggcctcggagggaactttcttttgccctcgcttcccctacctaacccccccgcccggccctgtctaaaccccccccccttacctttgtcgggggatttacgcctcccggagggagacgtaaatccccgcgcgccagcgggccgctagcgcgccgggacgcaacctgggggcgggtccggagggcgcggccacgcccccggaccatagccacgcccccgtgcccgcccccagaacgctcccaacacgccccgcagttcgggcccgcccccgacacaccccctcagaaaaccccgggacttacgcaagtcctggggctctgcgcgcgccggtaggcctatgtaaaataggctcaccggcgagcagggctcttaaaatccgcccctcaatgtGGTGGACCATGTGCTGTTGGAAAGATTAGAATGATTTGGTATTAAAGATATAGCATCAAATAATTAGCCAAAAAGAGCAATAAAATGAGGATCAAAGTACCATGTTAAGGAGCCCCTGTTATGTTTTACAGCAATGATTCTCAACAGATGAGTcccagagccagcagaagactgagcAAGAGCTGGCTGATTTCTCTTTTATTGGATaggacaggaagctgctcttgcttccttcttccttctcctcttcctggccagtgggaggctgttcccttcctccttcccccagatTAGAGtgcgatatcaccaactcctgttcatgtgggcccggcaggacaccaacttgATCTTcccctgcctggcctggcagtgaggctgctgatgcccatggggcctggatgtgaaagctgctgctgctgcctcatcttcctctcctcaatgcttcttgccctcatctgctgctgataaaggaGACAGCTCTGGATTGGACAAGTCTTTTCTGCAGGCtcggagccaggaggagggggaaaggaggttgggggctgctgggcagggaagagagatggaggtgtggggtgGCTGGGTTGAGGGAGAGGGGAGCGGGGGATGCTtagcaggaaggggtaggaaagaggtggcCAGAGGTATTTTGggtagggaaggagagaggcagaaagagttgagcaggggagagagggagcacggggaagaggatgtggggtgggggtgtcgggaatgttggacagggatatgagcatgtgaagggatgattgagtagttgggagaaatgaggggtgatggggggcatggaggggagtgactggatacaagggccatactatgtcagttttgagaatatgcagtagttctctctttgaactttgtttagtataggaggaaatataattttgtttctagtctccagttttgcactgcatgcagaaggaggtcttggggtttccattccaagTTTTGATTCCACATTTGtagtttgtggtcttttattctatattaggtgaagGCAGGTCCGTCcgtgctgtgtgtatgtgactgagatgagctactttactagaggtttgtatcagccttgtttggtgtattttctcaatatgatattgcactggtgctgaactgctgccttttcatggggaGGGCTATTGCTGTtccatttcttggagttagtgctgctgagatCTGGCgggtttgatagacatgtacagagtggggttggtttgtattattttacagtgTACCTGGTtatagagggagtttgtgatgctgttattgagaggacatcagaatatctttttttgtatggcgagttgtacagggaaatgtctgagttctgctctgcacccactgTTAGGGAGCGGGGGACTCCTGTGCATGCAGAGCATGTGCTTACATTAAGTctcatgatggtcacatgttcagtgtgtcacgcatgtaagCATCATCTcccaggtgtgtcctgacagaaaaaaggttgagaaccactgttttacaGTACCTGAGAAGCTACTGCAACCAGGAAATCAAATACAAACTATACCAAATTCAGAGCCAATTAAAAGAAAGACTGGAGCCCTAGCTCTACTGTGGGATACAAGATGCAAGTGACACAATCACCTTTCTTATGCTTCTTTCTTGGTGTCTCAAGCTTCTCTTCGTCGGAGGATTCGgatgaagagggtgggggacttTTAACACCACAGCCTCTTTCATGTAAGCTCCTTGTTATGTCATCAATATCTTCAGAGTCCTTAGGGGGCCGATAATTGGCTACATGATCCACACGAATTGTTCTTCCCTTTATCTGCATAAAAACAAGCAGGTGGTAAATCACCCTTATAGCAAATAGATCTTCATTATTGAAATAAATCAGCATGagaacataatggggcagatttttaaacgagcgtgcacggggtacatttgtgcgcgctacccggcgcactgccgcgcgcatgttattaaatccagggtcggcgcgcgcaagggggtgcacacctagccctaggggagccccgatggctttccccattccctccaaggctgctccattTAAATCATTGCAGTTTCTCCATCAAACGGTATAAAAATCCATCATTTGCAATCACAATAGCATTTTGAAAACCTCCTTAAATAAGGTGGTCTTCAATTTCTTTCCAGAGGtttttaatacattttccttCCTAATGCCTTTTGGAAGTTTATTCCTCAGTACTGGCCCCCAGGATCCTGGAAATGGGATCGGGGCCATGAAATTGGAGACGTGCAGGTGTGGTCCCTCTTCAGAAGGATGGTAgcggagaggaggctggaaactacaggcctgttagcctcacctcagtggtgggaaaagtaatggagacgctgctgaaggaaaggacagtgaccCATCTATTATCAGGTGgcttgctggatccaaggcagcatggattcaccagaggaaagtcctgtcagacaaatctgactgattgttttgattgggtgactagagaattggattgaggaagaatgCTTGATGCAATCTTCTTGGATTTCACACAGGATTTCTCCACATGGGAGACTTGTGAAGAAAATGAGAAGTCTGCAAGTGAGGGTCAAGTTGGTGGCCTAGAGGAGACGGCGTGTAATGGTCCACATAAAGCTGGTCAAAATGAAAGGTTCTCTAGCCCTGTATCAATTGAACATGCGATTCAGGTGCCCTGAATCGCACATTctatgaatattttaaatatgaTGGCCATTTATTTAGGCAATACTTTTTCCCATTATTAGGGTGAACTAACATATGGTTCCACTTCCGGGACTCTTTCGTGGACTTTGGCAGATACACATTTTACACACTTTTCTATAGTTAGAACAAATGCTTGATATATTCTGAGGGGTCTTAGGCCTAGAGCTGGAAAGTTATTTTTATAGGTACCAACCTTGATCCCATTGAAATTGTCCACAGCTAGAATAGTGCTTCTCTGATCTTCATAACAAAGAAAGCAGAATCCCTTGGATTTTCCTGACTTCTTATCTCGCACCAGGTTAATGTTCACAATTTCTCCATACCTATTACCAAAAGATTAGATTATAAACATAAGCAATTCTATAAAAATCAGGAAGTTATAACTTGAGCATCTTTTGTAATCATAGGGTTTGAAATTTGTGAACAAGTTCTAGGGCCCCAAAATGCAAAACCTTTACTCTCCTGACTACTCAGTCAGCATTTCCAAGCCACTTTTCTAATTGCAAAATTCATTTAAGACAGTAAGTGCTATGCTGAGCCAGTCCAgtgctcagtggcagtgctatgCACTGCCGGGAGGAAAGTCCCCAGTTTGATCTCAAAGCTGGGTCTTCTGCTTCTTGGGTTGGCTGGGGATGCGGAGGCAGCCTTCAAAAGGGAGAGTTCATGGTTATTTCTCTAAGatagtagttctcaacctttttcctagCACGACAGCTGACAGGCAACACACAtgctacaaagaaaaaaaaaaaagcctaggtATTTTATTAAGAGTGATACAAAAGatgagtactctctctgaacaggaATTACATAAGCAGTTAATCTCCCATACCAGAAAAGCACTAACCACCAGCACTCAGTTAACAACCCCCCTtgtgaaaatgcaacactgcaaatattacatcagtccctaacacaccaatacacctcctattaggaaaacagaacaagactgGCTGCTaaaaatccctacacagaacctacatcTTAGTCACATGTGCAGAATATAACAAACCCTCACCTAacacagaatagagagaccataaatagCACGGCCACACAAAAACTGAACCggaaactgcaaaaagccagactctgtatgcagtgcaacaatagaaaaacaaaagcaTTTCCTTACACACGTTATCCCCTATGCTtaacagtttgtactttgcaacccttgtttaacccccccttatccctgtaaccttattctgtaaaccattatgatggtgttattttgacgtttccgaatgacggtatataaaactcattaaataaataaaataaataaataaaagatcaatAGTAGTAAagccatacaaataaaaacaaattgcatcaaaacagctgatgtatagaacatccaataattaagaacaaaAATAGACAAAAAGACCCAATcattaaattaataaagattaataagTCCTCTGTTCTCCCTACCTGCAACTTTTGATTTTCAAGAGCCCTGAGATTGTCAGgaattagcaggcagagaggaggatACATTGTATttgcaaactttctcctcttacaCACTTGCTCTTAATCACACCCagctctcttgcacacacacacatgctctctcttaacCCCACGGGGAGGTAGGCCTCAACAGCTTTTCACACGCTTCTTAGGCTGCCCTTTACAGGACTGTCGGTTCGGCGTGTGCGTCTAGCTGTGCGTCCAGGCTCACACTTCCTTGTGCGTCCAAGTTAAGCATTTTTTGTGTGCCTGTCCTTTGAGCGGTGCTTATTCTACAGGTGCCTAGGTGAGAAGATTAGAGTAATGTCAAACACTTCTGCTGGGAATCAGTGTATAAAGTGtaaggtttgtggacccttgtttctATGAGGAGGTttgctcaacctacagggaaggccctgtaggtcctccCTGACAGCTGTCAGGTCTAGGCTGGGCAGAGACtgatctggagcttcacctatagcagccccttttcccttgggttgagccctcggatttcaggggccagcaggacttaggcgtgaGTCTCGTGGGAGTTGGTAATAGCATAGGTCCCTATCATGGCTAGGGCCAAAGGCTGATgggtggtcaaggtccaggccaaggtcaatggcaggcagttGGCAAGGATAGTCAAAGTTCAGGCTATGGTTGAATCTGGTAGTCAGTTCAAGGGCAGGTGTGGAAAACACTGGGAAGAATGAAGACCACAGGGCAGGaaggatgaggcaggctgggctagGAGAGAAGATGCAGGCTGGATCAGGAATGTAGGAAGCAGTAACTCACTCTGCAGGGATTGCAGGTGATCAGCTGCCAAGGCATCAGTCTGTTGcaaggctggggtttaaatacccagctgtgcGACGTTATCTCCCGGCACTGGCTGAAGAGGCTCTCGCCATGGAGCCTTTAAAGCTAGACATGTGCCTAGAGGAAGCCCAGCATCAGCATGATTGCGGCATCCTGTGAGCAGGTAAACTTAACACAAAATAAACACACTGGAGTTTTAACAACTACAGTTAATTACCTTAAAGTCAGGCTAGATGTCACTAGATATCTAGCTCCACTCCTCTGCAACGCCTTACCTTTCGATATACAGAACTGAATGTTATGAAGTTCAGAAAAGTAAAAACATAGCTGTATACTCAGATCTATGAGTGCTAACAAGTTTTGTGGCAGACCTTGTGTCTCATGACACTTTCACCATTGTATATTAATATTTTATCTTTACATATTTTGACTGATTATATGTTCTTATTTGTTGTAAGTAGCTTGAATACATTGCTTTACAGATGGTATATTAAATTCAATAATAATGTTTAACTTACTGTGAAAACACACAAATAATATCTCCTTCTGTTAATTCATATGGTaaccctcctaaaaaaaaaaaagttgtaatgCTTATAAAGTGATTATGATCAACAACAATCTCAATCGAATTAGGTTAGTCATGGTTCTTTGAACAACAATGCTTAATATCAGAagatacattttataaattaacTACAAAGATTCACAGAGTAGTAGCAAGTCCCCATTTTTGCCATCTTCATCTATGAACGTCCACAACATTTGCTTAATTGTTCTATTGAAATGTTCCACCAGGCTATCAGTCTGTGGATTGTACACGGACGTGCTTAAAGTTTCTCCTTAAGCAGGCTGCAGAATTGCTTCATTACTTACGAGACAAAAATCGGGGTTCCTTGGTTAGTCAGGATCTCTTTGGGTAGCCCTACCCGAGAGAAAATTTCCATGAAGGCAGTTGCCAATTTTTCAATGCTAGGGCCTCAGAGTATCTCGAGACCTAATCCAGAATCATTTCCTCTAGTGGTTCTTATTAATGGCCCCACAAGGTCCATAGCCCACCCTTTCTAAAGGGGTTTCAATTATGGGCATGAGAATGAGAGGTGCAGCACTGGCAATACCACTGACCATGTTTATATATCCCTGGCCAACAGAATTGGGCCAAAATTCTCTTGGTGTTTTTCCTCGCCCAGATAACCCCCTTAGTAGGTGACTATGCACTAACTGCATGGATTTCCAGCAACAGGCCTTGGGGACTAAGAGTCGTTCTATCAGTTCTCCCTCCATAGCAAGTCTCTTTTCATTATGAAATACAGAGAATCCGGCACAGTATCTGGAGCTCCTGGAACCATCTTACCGACTATAGGTGCTCCCTAGCCCACTTAAAAGACTCATCTTCCCTCTGGGCCTGGTTTACCCACAGTTACCCAGTTAAAGGGTCAGGCATGAGATTTGAGCTGGCTGGCAAACCTTCCTATGACTCTGAAGTAGCTGCCTCCTCGGTCTCTTATTCAGTTGCAAAAACTATACTTGTCCTGTCTCTATTGTCTCCGGGACTTTGGCATTTTTGGGACTTTAGAAAACAAGTCCATCTCTCTATGGGGAAGAGTTCGAGGAATGCTAATCATTGATGTTGGGTGTCTCCATCGTGAGCAGGGTCCAGAGTCTGTTAAAGTTCAGACAGTCTGTCTAATTAGGATAGGGGATCCATGACAGAACTCCTACTTCTAGTTTATCTTGGCCTCCGGGTGTCTAACTCCATTTGGCAAGCTGGATATTGCCTGTGGTTGTCAAGAGTACCACATGCTCATAATTAATTTGGACCTGTTTCACTAACTCACGTCAATTGAAGGTCCTCATGCTTCCTGAATCTCTCAGGGCCTGTATTGAAGTGCCATCTATTTCTACAGAAATAAGAAAAGTGCTGGTCTCTTGCTAGGGAATGTCCGCAAAATGACAATAGTGTGGTGTAACTGCATTAATCTCCATAGCTTCTTCATGTTGTGGGCAGTCCTGGGCAAAATGGCTGCTTTCTCCACCAGTggaacattggggggggggggggagggaatgactCCCCGAGTTAGGCACTGGTATTACAATTTGCGTTTGGACTGGCTCTTCTGGCAGCTGAAGCCTCTTGAGTCTTAGGATCTTGCTGGCCTCTAGGCCCTTCCCGGTTGTTTCTGGCATAGAGTGAGGCTGGTAGTAGGCCTCTGTCACTTCTAAGGCCTTTTCCAGTG is a window of Rhinatrema bivittatum chromosome 15, aRhiBiv1.1, whole genome shotgun sequence DNA encoding:
- the RBMX2 gene encoding RNA-binding motif protein, X-linked 2; this translates as MNPLTKVKLINELNKREAELGIQDKVSWHAEYRDSAWIFLGGLPYELTEGDIICVFSQYGEIVNINLVRDKKSGKSKGFCFLCYEDQRSTILAVDNFNGIKIKGRTIRVDHVANYRPPKDSEDIDDITRSLHERGCGVKSPPPSSSESSDEEKLETPRKKHKKDKKERKKKKKEKRKLKHEKLAPADQLISDSQGCDLTHKPRIKEEKDDGGYDKYATRSQEAPSVPSNLQKAGGNWNGNKHSERKDVRSSHRGDSTERGSRKESERDLQRDDRWKDQREHQKYDRWKDQRHDQGPSDGWIEEDRKNISSGYREDERSRKLQKIKESQREKYEKSNTHSSRQGEHSFSSKNQSSINNRDKSELDRKDRHY